CGCGGTCGTTGGCTGAGCGGCGGGGCGTTGTAACCGCGCCCGCGCTCGCGGACACTGTTCGTCATCCGGTGCGCTCGGTTGGCGAGCGAACCGCTGACATACAGGACAAGGAAGCGCCCATGCCATCGATCGCCACCCGCCCCCGACCGCGCGCGCGGGCGTTGCCGTTCATCCTACCGCTGTTAGTGGGCCTGCTCGGTGCCCACTCGACGCTCGCCAACGATGCGCCGAACTGGCAGTTGACCGATGCCACCGGCCAGGAGTACGCATTCCACCAAGAGCACCCGAAGGGCCCTAGCATCGTCCTCTTCTGGGCAACCTGGTGCCCCTACTGCAAGGCGCTGATGCCGCACCTACAGAGCATGCTGGAGGAGTACCAGGGAGAGAAGCCACTGCGGATCTTCGCCATCTCCTACCGCGAAGATGGTGACCCGCTCCAGTACTTGGAACGCCAGGGCTACTCGTTCATCGCTTTCCCGGAAGGCGGCGACGTACCGGCCTCCTACAACGTCTCTGGCACGCCGGGGCTGTTCGTGGTCGACGAGACCGGGCGTATCGTCCTCGACATCTACCAGGTGACCTCGCGCATGGCGGAAGACCCCAACTGGGATGCGCTGAACAACCGACAAAAGGCCGCCCGACGCGCGCCCTACTGGGGAGCTCGCATACGCGAAGCCCTCGACACGCTGTACGGCGCTCGCTAGGGGACCGCAGGATCGCGACCGCGCCGAGGCGGTCGCAGCGTAAGCCACTAGGAGTACGAGCCGACACCCAACCACTTCGTGCAAGCGCCAGAGAAGGACCGGGCGCGCACGGCACCGACAAGGCGCCGCCATGTCCGCTAACCAAGACTATCTGCCTCAGGTTCGCGACCAGTACGAGGAACTTCCTTACCCGCCGCGCGACCCGGCGCACGAGCGGCATCGACTGAAGTTCGTGCCCATGGACCAGCTGGCGAGCATTAACGCGCGCTGCTTCCGGGGCGCTCGGGATCTCACGGCTGGCATGCGGGTGCTAGTGGCTGGTGGCGGCACCGGCGACTCCACCGTCTATCTAGCGGAACAGCTGCGCGACTGCTCACCGCACATCGTGCACCTTGACCTTAGCGCCACAAGTATCGAAGTGGCCCGCCAGCGACTGAGCATCCGCGGCCTGGACAACGTTCACTTCGTGCAGGGATCGTTGCTCGACGTGCGGCCCGATGAGCTCGGCCACTTCGACTATATCAACTGCAGCGGCGTGCTCCATCACCTGGCCGACCCGGACGCAGGCCTAAGGGCACTGGTCGGCGTGCTCGCACCCGAGGGATGCATGGGGCTGATGGTCTACGCGCAATACGGGCGTACGGCGCACTACCAGATTCAGGCCCTGATGCGACTTGTAAACGCTGAGGCGCGGTCACGCGTGGAAAAGCTCAGCAACCTGCGCAGGAGCTTAGGCTCCCTACACCCTCACCATTGGCTGCGCTTTAGCGAACATGTTGCACCCACGAACGACGGCAACGGCGAGCTGGGCGATAGCGGTCTGTACGACATCTACCTCCACGAGAAGGATCGGGCGTATACGATCCCTCAGGTCTACGAGTGGATGGCGAGTCACGATCTACACA
This genomic window from Pseudomonadota bacterium contains:
- a CDS encoding class I SAM-dependent methyltransferase, whose protein sequence is MSANQDYLPQVRDQYEELPYPPRDPAHERHRLKFVPMDQLASINARCFRGARDLTAGMRVLVAGGGTGDSTVYLAEQLRDCSPHIVHLDLSATSIEVARQRLSIRGLDNVHFVQGSLLDVRPDELGHFDYINCSGVLHHLADPDAGLRALVGVLAPEGCMGLMVYAQYGRTAHYQIQALMRLVNAEARSRVEKLSNLRRSLGSLHPHHWLRFSEHVAPTNDGNGELGDSGLYDIYLHEKDRAYTIPQVYEWMASHDLHIPGPPGDPTTRHQYDPRTYVKDPALLATIEALPAATRYAIAELMYGQIGRHIFYATRKAQSAARLDDVHLCPTWLDDEGAGLGAKLIGESADQLVLSHAGLRFTTTNTPEKLALLRAIDGKRTTAALFAGQDLGAPALAPQMAMLEQLHSIDAITLRAPEVPVPPSSRSLQLRVAQRFAP
- a CDS encoding TlpA disulfide reductase family protein → MPSIATRPRPRARALPFILPLLVGLLGAHSTLANDAPNWQLTDATGQEYAFHQEHPKGPSIVLFWATWCPYCKALMPHLQSMLEEYQGEKPLRIFAISYREDGDPLQYLERQGYSFIAFPEGGDVPASYNVSGTPGLFVVDETGRIVLDIYQVTSRMAEDPNWDALNNRQKAARRAPYWGARIREALDTLYGAR